The Gigantopelta aegis isolate Gae_Host chromosome 9, Gae_host_genome, whole genome shotgun sequence genomic sequence tgtcgcaaatgaaaagaatgataatggatgataaaaaactCCCAACCCCatcatgtcttgtgatatcataatttatcagcactggttcataaaaatataaaaatcctcggcaagcaggcctcggatttcatacttttatcaactcgtgccgataaattatatcacaagacacttggggagtatcctctatatacacaagggcgtaggaaggtgccaaaaagtgggaggcgcacacacacacatatatatgtaaatataaatatatataaactatcgctgctgctgctactggatcaagaaaagggGGGCACATTAGTCCCCCTTATCCCCCCTTCTGCTTCCTACGTCAGTGATACATTTGGTTTACTGttcaataatacatgtatttgaagaaaaacaaaaagaatctTGCTTGAACTAAAAAGAAATGAATCAAAAGATAACTTGAATCCTgtcatttcatgttttattatacataGAGTCAAATGTGCTTATCTTGCTGCTGAAAGAACTGAACCAAACAGCTAGAGATAACGGTTagtcaaaacaaacataacaggTTTGGTGAAAATCATGCCACGAGAACATTTCTCAAGGCTGACAAGAAAATAGAGGCTGAGATATGGACATTTTGCTGTAAGTGGTTGAATACTTACCGGTAGTCCCCAACCACATGCACCACACATGAACCCTGTTGCAATTCATTAACTGCTGAACATTAAGTATTATACTGGCTTTCAACAGAATGtgttttgttcttcttcttttcgttccttcttgtaatgatatcacagggagatgtttgctgccaggatgaatctcacagtgacaCAGAGGGATTCCTGGTCTCTATAGAGTTTTTCTTCTGTGTTTTTCGATGTTTGCCAGTGAGCATCTTTGAGTTGTGTGATGGTACTGATCTTAACCAtgacatacatattttattggcTAAACGGCTGGTGAATCATAAGTACAGCAGATTCAAATCCCAACAATGACaatatacaatgtgtgtgtttaaacaccaaacagctgtagttggggtatcattaaacaaatatgctGTTCTCTTCCTTTATTTTAAAAGGTGAAATACAGAGAATACTGCATGAGTGGCGCCATTAAATACCATGTAACAAACTACATTCAACAGTCTTTAAATTTGACTGTCATATTGTCATATATGTGATATGGCTGTGTGATAtcaaaaatatcacatactgtagaatactttattttcgtggaatcaaattttcgcgatttaatgaaaatgggtcaattcgcgaacatttattttcgcaAATCTCCCAACctccatcaataaaaaaaacgaagtacagatgtcaataattttgttttaaaaacgaaaCTTAGTTTTGCTGGTTGTTACgctaatctgtagaactaatcctacatgtacacacgagtgctatacacataaaacaatagcTTTCCTGCTTTAACCAATCAATACTTTATTGTTTACAACTTAATAAGCTTACAGAAGGTGCTTACCGTGTACAGTTTTTCTTAatccttataattgttataaaaacaaaaaccgaaaacaaacgaacgaaatttgaaggcacaagctactagtactcagtaacttaagtttgattgaaacaatatttattgccgacAAAATACTAGTTCAAAACGGTTTgtgattgttttattatcatgtatgtacttacaatcgtgttcttgatttaaagttttaaacagcttttgtAGTTTGTGGTTTGTTCCATGACAGGAGGGAGCACCGCTTTGTTACTACTAGCCTCGTACATTggaaactaatgtggtatagttgaacgagactacatatttttttattttttttgtcggcctttataaaaagtttattttcgcgtggaatatattttcacgaatttcattcacacgcgaaaaacgcgaaaataaattccacgcgaaaataaagtattatacagtagTTTCTCTCCAAGAGGTGTGTCAGAAATATACTTTATGAGGCTTTACCATGACTTTTTGCCTTACTTTCAAATTAATGGGTAAAAAATACCTTTGATCTGTCCTTTATTCTGCCATGTTTTCTGAGAGCAATGGCTTGCTTTGATGGGTTGTCCTTAACAACCGTGATGCGTGTCAGCAGCTTTGTGGCTCGAACTCTCTCCTGCTTTCCACCAAGAGTGTTGAGAATTGTGTAGAAATCAGATATCGCCGTTTCACAGGCGAATAATTTCTTACCTGAAAAGATGAAATATTCCAATATACCTGTAAGGGTGGAATGTAGCTAAGTGGTTATAGAGCACTTATTTGAGGTGTGTCACGATTCATCACTTTCAGTACTCAGGGTTTTcccctgttccaaccagtgcccatgACTattaaatcaaaggctgtggtatatactgtcctgtctatggtaaaTAGGTAATAGGCCCAAAGGAACCGAGAGGAATCAAGAACAAAAACGTATGGTTGTTTTGGTCACTCtgtttaaacaagcattctgaaagtactgctaaagcaatttGTGTCCAatactgggcccaacaaattttcatatctcttaaATTCAAGGGCATTATCTCcgtaaaaatgggtaaattgccatggaaGTTAAATTTAATCTGTGACACTACACGATAAagcaatatacaaaattttagctcaatatcttaaggctttgcaacaaaaaaaagattGGAAAACAAATCAAGTGTTCAGATGGTTACATTTTAGAATTTGAAACATTTGGGACAATGAAATTTGGCCAGTTTTGACAGAAGTCTGGTTTGTTCAAGGTCTGGTTAAGACAGGATTTACCTTATATGTCTGACTGGACAATGTTAACTTAACATTTTGACCATTGGAAAATTATTTGATATAAAGCAACTTTTACATCTACAATGTCCCTGTAATATCTAGTGACACCAACATGTCAAGATATTAAGTAAATATAATCTGTCTCCACCTAGATGGAACACATGACCACTGATATTGTACATGGTCTTCACACAAAGCTATGAAAAGACAGTGTTTTTTAACATACTGCCCACACAGCTGCCAAGGGCATAACATATAATTCATCACCATGattataacaacaaaaacactactTGCATCCAAATTAGAAGTTgtacttgtttaaaaacattttttcattCCATTACACTTTTCTTGTCTTGTTATTTGAGCAGATAAAAGACGTGTTAGTGCAAATCTTATGCAGTTGAATCATTCTTTGATGCACAATTATTAACATGTGATGAACAAAAGTAAATAACGgagctgaaaaaaaaaattgtgatccCGATTGTATGTTACCAAACGAAAACAGATTTGATATTAATAAAGCAACAAAATGAAGAACATCTTATATCTGAAATTACCTTTTGATCTCCTTCACTATTAATTGGAGAGGATAAAAAATGTCCAATCCCCCACCCTTCAACCCCCAAAATTCCAAACAATTAAATATCTCACATACTACAAATAGCTTATTCGCTTATAAAAATTGCTGGCACTTGTTTGTTTTCAACTGTTTAAcactttaaaaattatgttttatattttattgatatagtTTTATTGAAACATTTTTACTGCTAATAATTaagtataattaaataaataattaacattttaattaggaTACATAATTTGTGATAAAACGTAGCAAAATGCCATCATTTAATGTAAAGTTAACTACTAAAGTTGAACATTGTTTTTCTCATAAGATTGATGACATTTGAAAAGTAATTCAAGATGAAAAATTGATCACTAATTAATCATGTtctattaattttcttttaaaatataatgaatttgTTTCAACATGCCTTGTGATGGCAAGAGCTACCATTGCCCTAGGATAGACCAGTCTTGGGCCACTGATAGAAatcattacccccccccccccacctcccaaacaaaaaacagaacaccctcccccccccccaccaaaccaCCACCCCCAGGTTCACTGACAGCCCGATTCTATGTCTGATCACAACTCAGACGAGTTCTCTATCACTAAGCTACATCATGTCAAGAATAACCACTACTGCTCTGGGACGTCGTcagacattcctttcattttcaATCAATAGATGCTAATTTAATAAAGTCCCTTCTGAAATTACAACCAACAATTAGCTGGTCAGTAACCTCCCAAAAGAAGGTATTGACATTTTAATCAGTAACAATTTGTCTGAATAATATTCactaaaaacatgttatttaccATCTTGCTGACATTTAGAGAAAATTCgtttcattttttgtttctttcaattgctatttttttctctctcacaaaACCAAATTATCAgacaagagagaaaaaagataaAGTTCAACGATCTTGCATGTGCAGTTTTACAGCAATTACATGATTGTAGAGTTGActgattaaatttttaaaaattaaaaccacATCAGAATAACAAAGTTAAAGTATTGTCTGATATGGATTTTCAACGCCATATTCCTCAAGCCATAAAtctatttgaaattttttttagccTGAAATTGCCAACTTATACCTCAGCTTACATGTACTTCAATCTATTACTAacctatttgtttaaaattatgattCATTCGACATTGGGTtataaagacagacagacagacatatggagagagagagagagagagagagagagagagagagagagagagagagagagagagagagagagagagagagagagagagaggagagagagagagagagaagagagagagagagagagagaggcagaaaGGGAGAGAGGCAGAGAGTCACACACACGGAAGAGATGGACAGAGAGATCAtagacagagaggagagagagggagagaggagagagagagagagagagagagagagagagagagagagacagacacacaaaaatggacagatggacaaatggatagacagacagacagacagagacagacagacagagggagagataCAAATTACCTTTCATGAACTGCTCCAAGTGTGGCATGGCAGGGTTTTCCCGTTCTTCAGCTGCCTGCAGGGTGAGGATCCTCTCGGGGAAGATCCAGTTCCAGCTGCCATGCGTGACGTTTGACACCAGTGTGATGAGCGTGGTGATGTCCAGGTTCACCTGCTCAATACTGTCCACATCCCTCATCGTCATACCACACTGGTCCAGACAGCTGTAATCAGGGAGTTCACTAAGCAGTTCCATGATCACAAACTTGCATCCTGGGACCTGCTTGTGCAGAGGAGAGTCATGTATATGATTGTCAGACTGAATACTGTCAACAGATTTCTCTTTGTACAGACTTATATCACAGTTTGATGCATGTTGAGACAAAGAAATATCACAAGagataatattacatgtactatacaCCCCTGAATTTTCtttcaaacacatttttttcaaattcagaAATACTtctgtgtttttctttttcaaatctCCATCTGTTTCTAAGTCTCTATCTGTTTCTAAATCTCTATCTGTTTCCAAGTCTCCATCTGTTTTCAAGTCTCCGTCTGTTTCCAAGTCTCCGTCTGTTCCCAAGTTTCCGTCTGTTTCCAAGTCTCCGTCTGTTTCCAAGTCTGTTTCCAAGTCTCCATCTGTTTCTAAGTCTCCGTCTGTTTCCAAGTCTCCGTCTGTTTCCAAGTCTCCATCTGTTTTCAAGTCTCCATCTGTTTCTAAATCTCCATCTGTTTCCAAGTCTCCATCTGTTTCCAAGTCTCCATCTGTTTCCAAGTCTCCATAGTCTCCATCTGTTTCTAAATCTCTATCTGTTTCCAAAGCTCCATCTGTTTCCAAATCTCCATCTGTTTTCAAGTCTCCATCTGTTTCCAAGTCTCCATCTATTTCTAAATCTCTATCTGTTTCCAAAGCTCCATCTGTTTCCAAATCTCCATCTGTTTCCAAAGCTCCATCTGTTTCCAAGTCTCCATCTGTTTCCAAATCACCACTGTTCTTCAAATCCACCTCCAAGTTTGATTCCTCTGACTCGTCTATATCGAAGTTGTCAGCAAAGACACTGAGCAGTTTTTCTTGTACACTACCATCCACAGTGACCTCACAGCCCCACACAGTTATGCCCCTTTCTCTGAGGGCTGAGGCCATCGGCTGTGTGACGCCGTTGTAGAAGGCGAAGTGGACCTCGGGCACGACgaagtggtggtgatgatgctgAATGACATCCAGGTAGTCGTCTGCCTGACGAAGGAGATCTCGCTCACCAAACTGACCTTGACCTACAGTAACACAACGATCACATGGGTTTAGTAcacatatactactcaaaagaatttaagggtcaaaaatttataaccaaataagtttcagagtgtattagattgatgatgtaaactacaccaatttttttttttattgttccatatttacaaaaaaaccacaaataaacgtcactgtatacaagaaagtcacatgacatgctgtcaaagttgaaggttgtcaaacatggattttacacattagaacattcgtttaatagtgtgtgaatccacccctggcgcgaatacactcaacacatcgttgcctcatgctgttgatcagacgtctgaagaactcttggggaattgcctgccactctgccataagaagttgacccagatcatgaaggttggccggaggggcatggttatcccgaactctcctgcctaattcgtcccaggcgtgctctattggggccaagtcaggtgaatatgctggccaatccatcctggcgataccttgttgtctgagaaagtccgttaccaccctggcgcgctggggtctggcattgtcatcctgcagaactgccccaccGCCAATCTGGTcatccattcagattgccatccaccacatagaggggggtcctgtggtggatagagatgccgcccaacaccatgacgctgccaccaccgaaccggtgacgttgtctaacgttaacgtcagcgaagcgctccccaggacgtctgtagacacgaacccgactgtcgttgaactggagactaaacctggactcatcagtgaacatcactcgaccccactgaacacgttgccaccgcagatgaagcgtgcaccagtgacgtctggccgttctgtgacgtggtaggagtggtggtcgaacagcctggtgacggcagcgtagattattggctctcagacgattgcgtatggtttgatcagacactcaagttccagtcgcagtccgcagattgtcacgtaatcggcgtgcagtggttgtgcgttgacgtagagccatattggtgatgtagtggtcctctctatttgtagtgtttcggggtcttcccgaacgtggacgatttcgaacagaattcgttgcttggtaccgttgccacagtcggccaacgacactctgactgacaccaagtctcagagcaacatttctttgcgtattgccatcctgaagccaagcaatagcccttcctcgatcttcgatagtcagttgacgttgTACCATTGtcaaatttggagtgtgcaccgtacacgaatgcaagctccaattatacggaaattcagcattgggaacatggaatacacatgcaaagcgtgcaaatgaagcgctttgtgaaaaagcaagttatgggcacttagcagacctttcgctttcgccctaatttacgtgcaaatgtaagcatgttttcgccattagaactagtcgacagtgtcaatgacagtggattttaattcatttatgggttgcttagacccactttcgtcaaaatggaacaataccatgcgtgacattatggtctagctaatataattgacattcagaaaataatgtcgaaaatatcgtctgacccttaaattcttttgagtagtataaattatatacatacagtgaaacctctcaaaacaagACCGTCTGTAAAATGGAATTCGATTAAAACTGGAATTTGTTTGT encodes the following:
- the LOC121381126 gene encoding UPF0415 protein C7orf25 homolog, with the translated sequence MASFAAVHYAGKYLQFGYELQDRCQKLKHVEGAKKLERKIIAEIKFLKTLQKCGVEIHESHVRSSNLGHYAAVLHATENFPGVVHILKPFSSPQKPDSLIVDMVAAQGHMWVKVIARKAQALHLVWAGQGQFGERDLLRQADDYLDVIQHHHHHFVVPEVHFAFYNGVTQPMASALRERGITVWGCEVTVDGSVQEKLLSVFADNFDIDESEESNLEVDLKNSGDLETDGDLETDGALETDGDLETDGALETDRDLEIDGDLETDGDLKTDGDLETDGALETDRDLETDGDYGDLETDGDLETDGDLETDGDLETDGDLKTDGDLETDGDLETDGDLETDGDLETDLETDGDLETDGNLGTDGDLETDGDLKTDGDLETDRDLETDRDLETDGDLKKKNTEVFLNLKKMCLKENSGVYSTCNIISCDISLSQHASNCDISLYKEKSVDSIQSDNHIHDSPLHKQVPGCKFVIMELLSELPDYSCLDQCGMTMRDVDSIEQVNLDITTLITLVSNVTHGSWNWIFPERILTLQAAEERENPAMPHLEQFMKGKKLFACETAISDFYTILNTLGGKQERVRATKLLTRITVVKDNPSKQAIALRKHGRIKDRSKVIFGTGDNIEAVTMTANSGFVRAAEGQGVSFAVYIHPARALTEGKEKTAVSFV